The genomic interval CGACTTGATCGTCTCCAGACCCGGCTTCCCCCACGGCCGCGGCTCCGTGTCGACGACACACACCGTGCCCAGCACCATCCCCGTGGAGTCGATGAGAGGCGCCCCCAGATAGGAGCGGATGCCGAACTCGTCGACGACCGGGTTGCCCGCGAACCGCGGATAGTCGCAGACGTCCTCCAGCACCAGCGCTTTACGTCGGACCACCACATGGGGGCAGAACCCATAGTCACGCGCCATCTGCCGGCCCACCTCGGGCTTGGCGTGCTCCCCTCCCGAGACGGGTCTGGGCAGGCCCACCCCGCCCGGAGTGTGCAGACCGGCGAAGAACTGCCGGTTCTCGTCGATGAAGTTGACCATGGCGTACGGCGCCCCGGTCAGGTCGGCGAGGTGGTCCGCGAAGGCGTCGAGCGCCGGGTCCGGGTGCGACCCGAGGCCCAGCCCGCGCAGCCTGCGCCGCCGTTGAGGCGCCTCCTTGTCCTCGGGCGTGAGCAGCAGACGACCTGCCGGACGCGGCGGGTCGTAGCTCATGGGCGAACTCCGTCCGTGTGGACGTATGACATAGAGGAACTCCGTGGCGGTGTGCGGGGATCACATGTGGGCACCATGGCTCGGCGCGTGGGCCGGGGCGTGGGCGATGAGATGGCGTACGAGGGTCAGCAGGGTCTGGACGCCGGAACTGGAGATCCGCGCGTCGCAGCGGACGACGGGGATCCCGGGGTCGAGGTCTATGGCGGCACGCACCTCCTCGGGGTCGTAGCGGTAGGAGCCGTCGAACTCGTTGATCGCGACGATGAAGCCGAGGCCGCGCTGTTCGAAGAAGTCGACGGCAGCGAAGCACTCCTCAAGGCGTCGGGTGTCGGCGAGGATGACCGCGCCGAGCGCGCCTTCGGACAGTTCGTCCCACATGAACCAGAACCGCTCCTGTCCGGGCGTACCGAACAGATAGAGCACGTGTTCCGGGTCGAGGGTGATCCGGCCGAAGTCCATCGCCACGGTCGTCTCGACCTTGTTCTCGATGCCTTCGAGATCGTCGGTCGCGGCACTGACGGTGGTGAGCAGTTCCTCCGTGCTGAGCGGCGCGATCTCGCTCACCGCGCCGACGAAGGTCGTCTTGCCGACGCCGAAGCCGCCCGCCACCAGGATCTTCAGTGCGGTGGGGAAGGGGTCGTGGCCACTCTCGTAGTCAGAGCTGTCGTCGTAGTCCATCGAGCACTGCCTCCAGAAGAGACCGGTCAGTGGGGTTGTGGTGGAACTCGGGTGGCTTGGTGGTCAGCGTCCCGCAGTCGACGAGGTCCGACAGCAGCACCTTGGTGACCGCCGCCGGCAGCTTCAGGTGGGCGGCGACCTCGGCGACCGAGACGGGCGCGCGGCACAGGTCGAGCGCCTGCGCGTGCTCGGGTCCGAGGTAGCCGAGGGGGGTGGCGCCGGTGGCCATCACCTGCGACAGGAGGTCGAGTGCGACGGAGGGCCGGGTGCGGCCGTTGCTGACCGTGAAGGGGCGCACCAGACGTCCGGCCGCGTCGTCCAACCAAGGCCCGTCGCCGGCCGTCGCCACGCTCAAGGCCTCATCGCAGGTGATTCGACGGCGTGCTGCCGGGGCGCGGTCACGAGGTAGGGGCGGACACTCTTGACCAGCATCGACATCTCGTAGCCGAGGACTGCGGCGTCGGCCTCGCGGCCGGCGAGCACGGCGAGGCAGGTGCCGGAGCCGGCCGTGGTGACGAAGAGCAGCGTCGAGTCGAGTTCGACGACGACCTGCCGGACGTCTCCACCGTCACCGAAGCGGACGCCCGCGCTCCGGCCGAGGGAGTACAGCCCGGAGGCCAGGGCGGCCATGTGGTCGGCGCTGTCGGGGTCGAGCCCGTGAACCGACTTCACAAGCCCGTCGCAGGAGAGCAGGACCGCGCTGGTGGTGTGCGGTACGCGCTGCACGAGGCCGCTCATCAGCCAGTCGAGATCGGATACATGGCCGGTCGGCGCATCGCTCGCCATGGTGGATCGACTCCTTGGGGTACGAAGGTCTGCGGGAGCGCTGGTGGGGGTGCCCGTGGGGGTGGGGGCGTGCGTGGTCATCCGGCTGATGCGCTCCCGTCGTGCCGGGCGGCGAGGTCGTGGTCATGGCCGAGCACCTGCGCGTGCGCTTCGGTTATGGGGGACGCGTCCATGTGGGGGGCGAGGGTGAAACGGTCCGTGCCGGTGTGTGTACCCGGGCCTACGTCCGTCCCGGTGTCCGGTGTCGTGGGCTGAGCCGTGTAGCGGTGGAGTGCGGTGTCCATATAGCCGGAGCCCATGTGTGTTGCTGACATGTGGGATTGCTCGTGCTCCACGGGGGACGGTTCCGGGGCGGACAGGTCCGCGTGGAGCGCGTTCACGTAGAGACCGCCCGTGTGGACTCCGGTCGTGTCGGCCCCGTTCGTGTGCGGGAACTCCGTGTGGTCCGACTCCATGTGCGGTGACGCCACATCGGCCCCGTCCAGCGGCACCTCCCCGTCCACCGCCTCCGCCGCCTCCATGTGCTGCTGCGCCTCCGCGAGGCCGATCCCCCGCTGGAAGGCGGCCATCAGGCCCGGGTCGTGACCGGCGGGGTCTTCGGAGTCGTGACGGGGTGTCGGGCCGTCGCGGAGTTGGGGCGCGATGTGTTCCTGGGCGCGGCGCCGGGGCAGTTGGGGCGGCTTGCCCATGGTGCCGCGTACCGCTCCGCCGCGCGGGACGGGCGCCGCGGTCACGTTCTCGGCCACGGTCCCCCGCTCGTCGGGACGGATACCGGGCACCGCTTCCAAGGGGTTGGCCCGCTCCGCGTGGGCGCCGCGCACGGGCAGCGGCACCGGTCCGGTGCCGTTCGGCCCCGCCGCGGCGGACGGTACGGAGTCCCGTCGTTGGTGCCGCCCCGGTGCCCCTGCCCCGCGCTGGTGCCGCCCCGGCGCGCCGGGAGCACCGGCCGGCGCCGACACGCCCTGCCCGACGGCGAGTTGACCGCCCTCGGTCCCACCCGGCACCTGCTGCGGCGGGACGAGCGGCTGCCCCCCGCCCAGGGTGTCCTGCGGCTGTCCTACGGCCCCGGGGGCGCCCGGTGCCGTACCCAACAGAGCTTGTGGCACCACGAGTACGGCCTGCACCCCGCCGTAGATGTTGGTCTGGAGGCGGACGTGGATGCCGTGGCGGCGGGCGAGTTGGGAGACCACGAACAGGCCGATGCGGCCGTCGGCCAGCAGGCTGGCGACGTTGACCTGGTCGGGGTCGGTGAGCAGGGCGTTCATCCGGCTCTGTTCGCCG from Streptomyces sp. NBC_01288 carries:
- a CDS encoding roadblock/LC7 domain-containing protein; the protein is MASDAPTGHVSDLDWLMSGLVQRVPHTTSAVLLSCDGLVKSVHGLDPDSADHMAALASGLYSLGRSAGVRFGDGGDVRQVVVELDSTLLFVTTAGSGTCLAVLAGREADAAVLGYEMSMLVKSVRPYLVTAPRQHAVESPAMRP
- a CDS encoding sensor histidine kinase — encoded protein: MSQLRAPAARADRREGGRHGRPAARPVPALPETHIRPQLLRLAVLPPIAVALSASAAVLFTVRSTGARTSLTLWVVLTGATSVTVAGILIAAVAAGRAAGSVSDRIGALRRSSARGEAELRDLVEALRRGEGPPQRKPRGRPPGDADDFDLLAADLAHAHDGAVTAVVAAAQLSSQAGSEQKVEVFVNLARRLQSLVHREISILDELENEIEDPDLLKGLFHVDHLATRIRRHAENLAVLGGAVSRRQWSNPVSMTEVLRSAIAEVEQYSRVKLVPPIDGTLRGHAVADVIHLLAELVENATVFSAPHTQVLLRVNLVTSGLAVEVEDRGLGMPAGEQSRMNALLTDPDQVNVASLLADGRIGLFVVSQLARRHGIHVRLQTNIYGGVQAVLVVPQALLGTAPGAPGAVGQPQDTLGGGQPLVPPQQVPGGTEGGQLAVGQGVSAPAGAPGAPGRHQRGAGAPGRHQRRDSVPSAAAGPNGTGPVPLPVRGAHAERANPLEAVPGIRPDERGTVAENVTAAPVPRGGAVRGTMGKPPQLPRRRAQEHIAPQLRDGPTPRHDSEDPAGHDPGLMAAFQRGIGLAEAQQHMEAAEAVDGEVPLDGADVASPHMESDHTEFPHTNGADTTGVHTGGLYVNALHADLSAPEPSPVEHEQSHMSATHMGSGYMDTALHRYTAQPTTPDTGTDVGPGTHTGTDRFTLAPHMDASPITEAHAQVLGHDHDLAARHDGSASAG
- a CDS encoding GTP-binding protein; the protein is MDYDDSSDYESGHDPFPTALKILVAGGFGVGKTTFVGAVSEIAPLSTEELLTTVSAATDDLEGIENKVETTVAMDFGRITLDPEHVLYLFGTPGQERFWFMWDELSEGALGAVILADTRRLEECFAAVDFFEQRGLGFIVAINEFDGSYRYDPEEVRAAIDLDPGIPVVRCDARISSSGVQTLLTLVRHLIAHAPAHAPSHGAHM
- a CDS encoding DUF742 domain-containing protein → MATAGDGPWLDDAAGRLVRPFTVSNGRTRPSVALDLLSQVMATGATPLGYLGPEHAQALDLCRAPVSVAEVAAHLKLPAAVTKVLLSDLVDCGTLTTKPPEFHHNPTDRSLLEAVLDGLRRQL
- a CDS encoding GAF domain-containing protein, translated to MSYDPPRPAGRLLLTPEDKEAPQRRRRLRGLGLGSHPDPALDAFADHLADLTGAPYAMVNFIDENRQFFAGLHTPGGVGLPRPVSGGEHAKPEVGRQMARDYGFCPHVVVRRKALVLEDVCDYPRFAGNPVVDEFGIRSYLGAPLIDSTGMVLGTVCVVDTEPRPWGKPGLETIKSTAAELVARLELLGGGQADSH